Proteins from one Candidatus Margulisiibacteriota bacterium genomic window:
- a CDS encoding NAD-dependent epimerase/dehydratase family protein gives MRTLVTGGAGFLGINLIRHLMKQGITDIVSLDLAEFDYPERDRVTVIRGDIRDPQTVAKAMAGVKLVIHTAAALPLYKKEEIFSTDIDGTRILLAAAAKEKVERFVHVSSTAVYGIPDHHPLRETDKLDGVGPYGIAKIKAEEVCLEFRKRGMCVPIIRPKSFIGPERLGVFALFYDWAKDGKNFPMIGSGNNRYQLLDVEDLCAAIWLCLTLDKKTVNDTFNVGAKDFTTMKEDYQAVLDRAGFGKRIIGFPAEPVIWALRALEFFKLSPLYKWVYETASKDSFVSIEKAEKIIGFKPKFSNKDALVRNYEWYLANLKNFEHSSGVSHRVPWKQGILGLVKALF, from the coding sequence ATGAGAACCCTGGTCACCGGCGGCGCCGGCTTTTTAGGCATCAACCTGATCCGCCACTTAATGAAACAGGGGATCACCGACATCGTTTCGCTCGACCTGGCGGAATTCGATTACCCGGAACGCGACCGGGTCACCGTCATCCGGGGCGATATCCGCGACCCGCAGACCGTTGCCAAAGCAATGGCCGGAGTGAAACTGGTCATCCACACCGCGGCCGCCCTCCCCCTCTACAAGAAAGAGGAGATCTTCTCGACCGACATCGACGGGACGCGGATCCTGCTCGCAGCGGCGGCCAAGGAAAAAGTTGAACGCTTTGTTCATGTCTCTTCCACCGCCGTTTACGGCATCCCCGACCATCACCCGCTGCGGGAGACCGATAAACTGGACGGCGTCGGCCCTTACGGCATCGCCAAGATCAAGGCCGAAGAGGTTTGTCTGGAATTCCGGAAGCGGGGGATGTGCGTCCCGATCATCCGGCCCAAGTCGTTCATCGGGCCGGAGCGGCTTGGCGTCTTTGCCCTCTTCTACGACTGGGCCAAGGACGGCAAGAACTTCCCGATGATCGGCAGCGGGAACAACCGCTACCAGCTGCTCGACGTGGAAGACCTCTGCGCGGCGATCTGGCTCTGCCTGACGCTCGACAAGAAGACCGTCAACGACACTTTCAACGTCGGCGCCAAGGATTTCACGACGATGAAAGAAGACTACCAGGCGGTGCTCGACCGGGCCGGTTTCGGCAAGCGGATCATCGGTTTCCCCGCCGAACCGGTCATCTGGGCGCTGCGGGCCCTGGAGTTCTTCAAGCTCTCCCCGCTTTACAAGTGGGTTTACGAGACCGCCTCAAAAGACTCGTTCGTTTCGATCGAGAAAGCGGAAAAGATCATCGGTTTCAAGCCCAAGTTCTCTAATAAAGACGCGCTGGTCCGGAATTACGAATGGTATCTGGCTAACTTGAAAAACTTCGAACACTCAAGCGGCGTCTCCCACCGCGTTCCCTGGAAACAAGGCATTCTGGGCCTGGTGAAAGCGCTATTTTGA
- the efp gene encoding elongation factor P, which translates to MAIPINEVKAGMAVEFDGQLFRCVEYHHQRAAQQSWIKIKLKNMRTGAIVERSFKPGERAETAHIDYKPMQFLYSDGDAFHFMDQKTFEQIAVPVKKVGEAANYLKDGFIANLTFYGEELLDLDLPSSVDLKVTDTSPGFKGDTVSGGKPATMETGLVVQVPFFVNVGDTLKVDTREGKYLGRA; encoded by the coding sequence ATGGCGATACCAATTAACGAGGTCAAAGCGGGGATGGCGGTCGAATTCGACGGCCAGCTCTTCCGCTGCGTCGAGTACCACCACCAGCGGGCCGCCCAGCAGAGCTGGATCAAGATCAAGCTCAAGAACATGCGGACCGGGGCGATCGTGGAACGCTCCTTTAAGCCCGGGGAAAGGGCGGAAACGGCCCACATCGATTATAAACCGATGCAATTCCTCTATTCGGACGGGGACGCCTTCCATTTCATGGACCAAAAGACCTTTGAGCAGATCGCCGTGCCGGTCAAAAAGGTCGGCGAAGCGGCCAATTACCTGAAAGACGGGTTCATAGCCAACCTCACCTTCTACGGCGAGGAGCTTTTGGACCTGGACCTGCCGTCCTCGGTCGACCTTAAAGTCACCGATACCTCCCCCGGCTTTAAGGGAGATACCGTCTCCGGCGGCAAGCCAGCGACCATGGAGACCGGCCTGGTGGTCCAGGTCCCTTTTTTCGTTAATGTCGGCGACACGTTGAAAGTTGATACTCGCGAGGGTAAATACCTCGGAAGGGCGTGA
- a CDS encoding NAD(P)H-dependent glycerol-3-phosphate dehydrogenase, whose translation MSRVAVVGAGAWGTTLAILLAEKGAQVSLWAYEADLVPEVREFRENKRFLPGFPLPQTIAITNEVNDLRAAELVFFVVPTQFLRQAARRFQGVFAPGAVIVAASKGIEGGTLKLPLQILAEELGVGNAAALSGPNLSHEIARGLPAAAVAASRDKATAQKVQAALMLDRFRVYTNDDPTGVQLGGALKNVIAIAAGVVDGLGLGDNAKSALLIRGIVEITRLGSALGAKPETFAGLSGMGDLITTCASRLSRNHTVGEQLAKGRKLKEILAGMKEVAEGVPTAVAARELGKKQGVSLPIADQVYQVLYEGKDPYRAISELMTRSATSE comes from the coding sequence ATGAGCCGGGTCGCCGTGGTCGGCGCCGGCGCCTGGGGAACAACCCTGGCGATCCTGCTGGCGGAAAAAGGGGCGCAGGTTTCCTTATGGGCTTATGAAGCGGATCTGGTCCCGGAGGTCAGGGAATTCCGGGAAAATAAGCGGTTCCTCCCCGGTTTCCCTCTGCCGCAAACCATCGCGATTACCAATGAAGTAAACGACCTGCGGGCGGCCGAGCTCGTTTTCTTTGTCGTGCCGACGCAATTCCTCCGGCAGGCCGCCCGGCGCTTTCAGGGGGTGTTCGCTCCGGGCGCGGTGATCGTGGCGGCCAGCAAGGGGATCGAAGGGGGTACTTTAAAACTCCCGCTGCAGATCCTGGCCGAAGAGCTGGGTGTGGGGAACGCGGCGGCTTTATCCGGCCCCAATCTTTCCCATGAGATCGCCCGGGGGCTGCCGGCGGCGGCGGTGGCCGCCTCCCGCGATAAGGCGACCGCCCAAAAGGTCCAGGCGGCGCTGATGCTCGACCGTTTCCGGGTCTACACCAACGACGACCCGACCGGCGTCCAGCTGGGCGGCGCTCTGAAGAACGTGATCGCGATCGCGGCCGGGGTCGTCGACGGCCTGGGCCTGGGCGACAACGCCAAATCCGCCCTGCTGATCCGCGGCATAGTGGAGATCACCCGGCTTGGCTCGGCGCTCGGCGCCAAACCGGAGACCTTTGCCGGGCTATCCGGCATGGGGGACCTGATCACCACCTGCGCCAGCCGACTGTCGCGCAACCATACCGTCGGCGAACAGCTCGCGAAAGGACGCAAGCTGAAAGAGATACTGGCCGGGATGAAAGAGGTCGCGGAAGGGGTGCCGACCGCCGTCGCGGCCCGCGAATTGGGGAAGAAGCAGGGAGTATCCCTGCCGATCGCCGACCAGGTTTACCAGGTCCTCTATGAAGGGAAAGACCCTTACCGGGCGATCAGCGAACTGATGACCCGGTCGGCCACTAGTGAATAA
- a CDS encoding PorV/PorQ family protein yields the protein MKKWNLGSVICLVFSLSCLVFPAAAGTGASSGVEFLKLGAGARPLAMGDAYTGLADDSAAIFYNPAGLANLNFPEVMTMYNKYLVDSLQQAAGIVYPTRYGIIGVGYSGFNSGDIQGYDQNGAATTVFTTGSSCLTLALGRQFNPALSYGISLKQVSEKLADNSASALAADAGLFYRINQNVTAGLAATNLGAGLKFISDNTPFPTAYRGGLAFSGRLYGDAVNLTGDLVSYADGTKMNFGAEYVLRNLLSLRAGLSGNSLRAGLGVSANLFSLDYAYLGHQDLGAAHQVSVSLLFGAPDQAKKLILENLAYGKAFIKEEKYADAIVSLDRVLAVDPQNEEANLLVKKAQNELDNQALAQVFTQKEVEIKRSAGEIIASGKKFYDQGKYIEAVGEFGNALKIDPTNAEALRLQNQAQNKMETQLIEQSRTEAKEYLGEAMKLVITGKYAEALAPLNKALEKDPKNKQALELKKKLELIQKIQTK from the coding sequence ATGAAAAAATGGAATTTGGGATCGGTAATTTGTTTAGTATTTAGTCTTTCGTGCTTAGTATTTCCAGCGGCCGCAGGAACCGGGGCTAGTTCAGGCGTCGAGTTCTTGAAGCTGGGCGCGGGCGCCCGGCCGCTGGCCATGGGCGACGCCTACACCGGGCTTGCCGACGACTCCGCCGCCATCTTCTACAATCCCGCCGGCCTGGCCAACCTCAACTTCCCCGAAGTGATGACGATGTACAACAAGTACCTGGTCGATTCGCTGCAGCAGGCGGCCGGCATCGTTTACCCGACCCGCTACGGCATCATCGGCGTCGGCTATTCCGGCTTCAACTCGGGCGACATCCAGGGTTACGACCAGAATGGCGCGGCGACCACGGTCTTCACGACCGGTTCTTCCTGCCTTACCCTTGCGCTCGGCCGCCAGTTCAATCCCGCCCTCTCCTACGGGATCAGTTTGAAACAGGTCAGCGAAAAACTGGCGGACAACAGCGCCTCCGCCCTGGCCGCCGACGCCGGCCTGTTCTACCGGATCAATCAGAACGTTACTGCCGGCCTGGCCGCCACCAATCTGGGGGCCGGGCTCAAGTTCATCAGCGACAACACCCCTTTCCCAACCGCCTACCGCGGCGGGCTTGCCTTCTCCGGCCGGCTCTACGGCGACGCGGTCAACTTGACCGGCGACCTGGTCTCCTATGCCGACGGGACTAAAATGAACTTCGGCGCGGAATATGTCCTGCGCAACCTGCTCTCCCTGCGCGCCGGCCTGTCGGGAAACTCTCTGCGCGCCGGCCTCGGCGTGTCGGCCAATCTCTTCTCGCTCGATTACGCCTATCTCGGCCACCAGGACCTGGGCGCCGCCCACCAGGTCAGCGTCAGCCTGCTGTTCGGCGCGCCGGACCAGGCGAAAAAACTGATCCTCGAGAACCTGGCTTACGGCAAGGCCTTTATCAAGGAAGAAAAATATGCCGACGCCATCGTCAGCCTCGACCGGGTGCTGGCTGTCGATCCGCAGAACGAAGAAGCGAATTTATTGGTGAAAAAAGCGCAGAACGAGCTGGATAACCAGGCCCTGGCCCAGGTCTTTACCCAAAAAGAGGTGGAGATCAAGCGGAGCGCCGGCGAGATCATCGCCTCCGGCAAGAAATTCTACGACCAGGGCAAATACATCGAAGCGGTCGGCGAGTTCGGCAACGCGCTAAAGATCGACCCGACCAACGCCGAAGCGCTCCGCCTGCAAAACCAGGCGCAGAACAAGATGGAAACCCAGCTGATCGAACAGAGCCGGACCGAGGCCAAGGAATACCTGGGCGAAGCGATGAAGCTGGTCATTACCGGCAAGTACGCGGAAGCGCTCGCGCCGCTCAACAAGGCGCTGGAAAAAGACCCGAAGAACAAACAGGCCCTGGAACTGAAGAAAAAGCTCGAGTTGATCCAGAAGATCCAAACCAAGTAA
- the accB gene encoding acetyl-CoA carboxylase biotin carboxyl carrier protein — MDFEVLKKLIQLVKDEDISGVAVEEKGVKYEVRREKSGHVISAPAPQASGAPAHHEPKAKEKTEEDGLTAITSPMVGTFYRSPSPESAPFVEAGDEVEPGKVVCIIEAMKLFNEIESEVRGKIVKVLVENGKPVEFGQKLFLVKK, encoded by the coding sequence ATGGATTTTGAGGTCTTGAAAAAACTGATCCAGCTCGTTAAGGACGAGGACATTTCCGGGGTAGCGGTCGAGGAAAAAGGGGTCAAATACGAAGTACGCCGGGAAAAGAGCGGGCACGTTATCAGCGCCCCGGCCCCTCAAGCCTCCGGCGCCCCCGCCCATCATGAGCCCAAAGCCAAGGAAAAGACCGAGGAAGACGGCCTGACCGCCATTACCAGCCCGATGGTCGGCACGTTCTATCGCTCGCCTTCGCCGGAATCGGCCCCCTTTGTCGAAGCGGGCGACGAGGTCGAGCCGGGCAAGGTCGTCTGCATCATCGAGGCGATGAAGCTGTTCAACGAGATCGAATCCGAAGTTCGCGGCAAGATCGTCAAGGTCCTGGTCGAGAACGGGAAACCGGTCGAGTTCGGCCAGAAACTATTCCTCGTTAAAAAGTGA
- the pilM gene encoding pilus assembly protein PilM, whose product MLSARSVLGIDLRITSVKLVEIDRKDQGFILKNWGMTEVPYQLIDKHPQLEDAKADALKKLLQTNKIKAREAVVVVGGSDTFVKLYTLADMPRSEAAQAIRWKLAEEIPYPIEEAIFDFYPVPRGEVFTEKIDYVAACTSRKNYLEALYILGKAGVKLGGITILPEALQELFKAELTKPDDKITSILYMGKRTTNISIFRHGVFEFNRELPIGGENITRAMSGILVSPEGRIEVSPEEAERIKVEYGVPTNLETFPKLGEIPISQLQAMVRPALEKMQSEVARTFEYYKGQTGEGGINKIVLTGGSSLTPNLSQFISEGLGVPVITPEPLPKLNPRLAAALGAALSGARQINLLPEDVKYRWKLFARRFLQPQFLVSTFSGVLAVVYLIFWLQAFGLQSELSRIKQKLDEYKPRISRLDAIERTTKEEEKRKLTIRTFEQKRNKVPQILQEISRLIPESAAINTLHLSATDFHLWGIVFKRGEAAETLLSRFVLKLSISPLFDGVQMVQAIKNSDYATEAFNFEITGKIKE is encoded by the coding sequence ATGCTGAGCGCGCGATCGGTCCTGGGAATCGACTTGCGGATCACCTCGGTCAAGCTGGTCGAGATCGACCGGAAAGACCAGGGTTTTATTTTGAAGAACTGGGGGATGACCGAGGTCCCCTACCAGCTTATCGATAAACATCCCCAGCTCGAGGACGCCAAGGCCGACGCCCTGAAAAAGCTCCTCCAGACCAACAAGATCAAGGCCCGCGAAGCGGTCGTGGTCGTCGGGGGGAGCGACACCTTCGTCAAGCTCTACACCCTGGCCGACATGCCTCGTTCGGAAGCCGCCCAGGCCATCCGCTGGAAACTGGCCGAGGAGATCCCCTACCCGATCGAGGAAGCGATCTTCGATTTTTACCCGGTCCCCCGCGGCGAGGTCTTTACCGAAAAGATCGATTACGTCGCCGCCTGCACCAGCCGCAAGAATTACCTGGAAGCGCTTTACATCCTGGGCAAGGCCGGCGTCAAGCTGGGCGGCATCACCATCCTGCCGGAAGCGCTGCAGGAGCTGTTCAAGGCGGAGCTCACCAAGCCCGACGACAAGATCACCTCCATCCTCTACATGGGAAAACGGACGACCAACATCAGCATCTTTCGCCACGGCGTCTTCGAGTTCAACCGGGAGCTGCCGATCGGCGGCGAGAACATCACCCGCGCCATGTCGGGCATCCTGGTCTCCCCCGAAGGGCGGATCGAGGTCAGCCCCGAGGAGGCTGAGCGGATCAAGGTCGAGTACGGGGTGCCGACAAATCTGGAAACATTCCCCAAGCTCGGCGAGATCCCCATTTCCCAGCTCCAGGCGATGGTCCGGCCGGCGCTGGAAAAAATGCAGAGCGAGGTCGCCCGGACCTTCGAATACTACAAGGGGCAAACCGGCGAAGGGGGGATCAACAAGATCGTCCTGACGGGCGGCAGTTCCCTGACCCCGAACCTGAGCCAGTTCATCAGCGAGGGGCTTGGCGTCCCGGTCATCACGCCGGAACCGCTCCCCAAGCTCAATCCCCGCCTGGCGGCCGCCCTGGGGGCCGCCCTCTCCGGCGCGCGCCAGATCAATCTCCTGCCGGAAGACGTCAAATACCGCTGGAAACTCTTTGCCCGGCGCTTCCTGCAGCCGCAGTTCCTGGTCTCGACTTTTTCCGGCGTGCTGGCCGTCGTTTACCTCATCTTCTGGCTGCAAGCGTTCGGCCTGCAGTCCGAATTAAGCCGGATCAAGCAAAAGCTGGACGAATACAAGCCGCGGATCTCCCGCCTGGACGCGATCGAAAGAACGACCAAGGAAGAGGAAAAACGCAAATTGACGATCAGGACCTTTGAGCAAAAGCGCAACAAGGTGCCGCAGATCCTGCAAGAGATCAGCCGCTTGATCCCGGAAAGCGCGGCGATCAACACGCTGCACCTGAGCGCGACCGACTTCCATTTATGGGGGATCGTCTTCAAGCGGGGCGAGGCCGCCGAAACCCTGCTCTCCCGTTTCGTCCTGAAACTCTCGATTTCGCCGCTGTTCGACGGGGTCCAGATGGTCCAGGCGATCAAGAACAGCGACTACGCGACCGAAGCGTTCAATTTTGAGATCACGGGAAAGATCAAGGAATAA
- a CDS encoding secretin N-terminal domain-containing protein translates to MKKTLFCLGLCLVLGAAALAAPKEMVNVSIAKGKVYLNLKDADIKSVLQIFAKATGVNIVAGDDVTGKVTVTFSGIEAKAGLEAVLRAKGLDWFDEAGTIFVSTKKIMRTYYLANAKPSDMQATLAAILPAGSVVTADDSYNVLVIQTSSDYLPRLEKLIKELDVQPIQVMVEVKMIQIADGDGGTLGLNVNYTRNGPNNNYVKTSGLAGLGSLEAAGLYAHALSIFSNASLEAFFQALSAVARYDIVATPRLTTLNNKQASLLIGQKLGYKTSIISQTSTTQQVNFLNVGTSLVLTPNVNKNGMIRLKVEPKLSDGRIENELPQEDTTETHNEVIVKDGQTFVIGGLVRDKDIVTDIGVPILSAIPYIGTLFRRSVTEKAKVELMVFATPHIITNEYLESMEPTIKKLTEKSARDAVLIH, encoded by the coding sequence ATGAAAAAGACCTTATTCTGCCTGGGCCTCTGCCTCGTGCTCGGCGCGGCGGCGCTGGCTGCGCCAAAAGAGATGGTTAACGTCAGCATCGCCAAGGGGAAAGTCTACCTGAACCTGAAGGACGCCGACATCAAGTCGGTCCTGCAGATTTTCGCCAAGGCAACGGGCGTTAACATCGTCGCCGGCGACGACGTGACCGGCAAGGTCACGGTCACTTTCTCCGGCATCGAAGCGAAGGCCGGGCTGGAAGCCGTGCTGCGCGCCAAAGGGCTGGACTGGTTCGACGAAGCCGGCACGATCTTCGTTTCCACCAAAAAGATCATGCGCACTTATTACCTGGCCAACGCCAAGCCGAGCGACATGCAGGCGACCCTGGCCGCCATCCTCCCCGCCGGCAGCGTCGTGACCGCCGACGACAGCTACAACGTCCTGGTGATCCAGACCTCTTCCGATTACCTCCCCCGCCTGGAGAAACTGATCAAGGAACTCGACGTCCAGCCGATCCAGGTGATGGTGGAGGTCAAGATGATCCAGATCGCCGACGGCGACGGCGGCACGCTCGGCCTGAACGTCAACTATACCCGCAACGGCCCCAACAACAATTACGTCAAGACCAGCGGTCTTGCCGGCCTGGGCTCGCTGGAAGCGGCCGGCCTGTACGCTCATGCCCTTTCGATCTTTTCCAACGCCAGCCTGGAGGCGTTCTTCCAGGCCTTGTCAGCCGTCGCCCGATACGACATTGTCGCCACGCCGCGGCTAACAACCTTGAATAACAAGCAAGCGTCGCTCCTGATCGGCCAGAAGCTCGGCTACAAGACCAGCATCATCTCCCAGACCTCGACCACCCAGCAGGTCAATTTCCTCAACGTCGGCACTTCGCTGGTCCTGACCCCCAACGTCAACAAGAACGGGATGATCCGGCTGAAGGTGGAGCCGAAACTGAGCGACGGCCGGATCGAGAACGAATTGCCGCAGGAGGATACGACCGAAACGCATAATGAGGTGATCGTCAAGGACGGCCAAACCTTCGTCATCGGCGGCCTGGTCCGCGATAAAGACATCGTGACCGATATCGGCGTCCCGATCCTCTCGGCGATCCCCTATATCGGCACTTTGTTCCGGCGTTCGGTCACGGAGAAAGCCAAAGTGGAATTGATGGTCTTTGCCACGCCGCACATCATCACCAACGAATACCTGGAATCGATGGAACCGACCATCAAGAAGTTAACTGAGAAGTCGGCCCGGGACGCGGTCCTTATTCACTAG
- the plsY gene encoding glycerol-3-phosphate 1-O-acyltransferase PlsY: protein MVFWLFLAGYLLGSVPFGLIVAAFWRIDIRKYGSGNIGATNVLRTLGIVPGGLVFALDMLKGTAAVMLAAYYLSDPLVIVGCGLAAVLGHTFSLFLRFQGGRGAATGLGVLLGVAPDLFLFAVVLFTLIVGLTRYVSLGSVLTALAVTLAFFAFGRPLPYSLAAAAISLVIILRHIPNIKRLFQGTERRLGEKG, encoded by the coding sequence ATGGTTTTTTGGCTGTTCCTGGCCGGTTATTTGCTCGGTTCGGTCCCTTTTGGCCTGATCGTGGCCGCTTTTTGGCGAATCGACATCAGAAAGTACGGTTCGGGCAACATCGGCGCGACCAACGTCCTGCGGACATTGGGGATCGTGCCGGGGGGGCTGGTCTTTGCCTTAGATATGTTAAAAGGGACCGCGGCGGTCATGCTGGCAGCTTATTATCTTTCCGACCCGCTGGTGATCGTCGGTTGCGGCCTGGCGGCGGTGCTGGGGCACACTTTTTCCCTCTTTTTGCGGTTCCAGGGAGGACGAGGGGCGGCGACGGGGCTCGGAGTGCTGCTTGGCGTGGCGCCAGACCTTTTTTTGTTCGCCGTGGTCCTTTTTACCCTGATCGTCGGCTTGACCCGCTACGTCTCGCTCGGCTCGGTCCTGACCGCCCTGGCGGTCACGCTCGCCTTTTTTGCTTTCGGCCGGCCCCTGCCGTACTCTCTGGCGGCGGCCGCGATCTCCCTGGTCATTATCCTGCGCCATATCCCGAACATTAAGCGGCTTTTCCAGGGGACGGAGCGCCGCCTCGGAGAGAAAGGATGA
- a CDS encoding response regulator — translation MKKVVMIVDDEPTIVTIVEDLLQLKGFDALSASDALEAEQAIKLHRPDLILLDVMMPRVSGFDFCKKLKSLPDYKDIPVIFLSVMNKKEDLEKGLQAGAVDYIPKPFDPNDLIARVRKHLPDSN, via the coding sequence ATGAAAAAAGTCGTAATGATCGTCGATGACGAACCGACCATTGTCACTATCGTCGAGGACCTGCTCCAGCTCAAGGGCTTTGACGCCCTGTCCGCCAGCGACGCCCTGGAGGCGGAGCAGGCGATCAAGCTGCACCGGCCGGACCTGATCCTGCTCGACGTCATGATGCCCCGGGTCAGCGGTTTTGACTTCTGCAAAAAGCTGAAAAGCCTGCCGGACTACAAGGACATCCCGGTCATTTTCCTCTCGGTCATGAACAAGAAAGAGGACCTGGAAAAAGGGCTGCAGGCCGGCGCGGTCGATTACATCCCCAAGCCGTTCGATCCGAACGACCTGATCGCCCGGGTCAGAAAGCACCTGCCCGATTCCAATTGA
- a CDS encoding AAA family ATPase, translating into MKSRVTSHGSRVFLCVLLSLFTFTLVSPALAQTSDEYYNKAVNKYFLGDNSGAIRDLNEALRLDPANAQARDLLQEIRKDSGAPAAPAPAVTAPAPAPAKTERTEIEELTKAIKKAIETAPEKRPTREKEQETVKPKGYPSTYTYYKPSASPVLRLTGWDLAWILTALLTLLYVALRYAYAYVQLVIEKRSIQVCTECHYANSRLAEFCIKCGGRLKPWVGITANQRKWYAKFNWQKNPFTLDIMPKLFTGYQTQVNTIFDKVYLKTGHLLVMGNKGVGKTTLLKWLAETLAKEFHTVYIPRPTDNFDDLLQYLAQSLKIKKGRGEKISIYDMEELVSKTSRSILLLLDEAHEFGPDFERSLRTLGDLNGVTFVLGGLMETREKIKRDSPPFFDRIIQEVVLHHLSLEETSELIRKRIEDAGGTGFGPFTADAIENIYKMTNGVPRLILKVCDWVITEAIHNNLETIEVGHTANFPQETTTETKEEAKS; encoded by the coding sequence ATGAAATCACGAGTCACGAGTCACGGGTCGCGGGTCTTTCTCTGTGTTTTGTTGAGCCTGTTCACTTTTACGCTGGTCTCACCTGCCCTGGCGCAAACCTCGGATGAATATTACAACAAGGCGGTCAACAAGTATTTTCTCGGCGATAACAGCGGCGCGATCCGCGACCTGAACGAAGCGCTCCGGCTCGACCCGGCCAACGCCCAGGCCCGGGACCTGCTCCAGGAGATCAGGAAGGACAGCGGCGCGCCGGCCGCGCCCGCCCCGGCCGTGACCGCCCCCGCCCCCGCTCCGGCCAAAACGGAACGGACCGAGATCGAGGAACTGACCAAGGCGATCAAAAAAGCGATCGAAACGGCGCCGGAAAAACGGCCGACCCGGGAAAAAGAGCAGGAAACGGTCAAGCCGAAGGGTTATCCCAGCACTTACACTTATTATAAACCGTCCGCCTCGCCGGTCCTCCGCTTGACCGGGTGGGACCTGGCCTGGATCCTGACCGCCCTCCTGACCCTGCTCTACGTCGCCCTGCGCTACGCCTACGCCTACGTCCAGCTGGTGATCGAAAAGCGGTCGATCCAGGTCTGCACGGAGTGCCATTACGCCAATTCCCGCCTGGCGGAGTTCTGCATCAAGTGCGGCGGCCGCCTCAAGCCGTGGGTCGGGATCACGGCCAACCAGCGCAAGTGGTACGCCAAGTTCAACTGGCAGAAGAACCCGTTCACCCTCGACATCATGCCGAAGCTCTTCACCGGCTACCAGACCCAGGTCAATACGATCTTCGACAAGGTCTATCTCAAGACCGGCCACCTGCTCGTCATGGGGAACAAGGGGGTCGGCAAGACCACCCTGCTCAAGTGGCTGGCGGAGACGCTCGCCAAAGAATTCCATACCGTCTATATCCCCCGGCCGACCGACAATTTTGACGACCTGCTGCAGTACCTGGCCCAGTCGCTCAAGATCAAGAAGGGGCGCGGGGAAAAGATCTCGATCTACGACATGGAAGAGCTGGTCAGCAAGACCAGCCGCAGCATCCTGCTGCTGCTCGACGAGGCGCACGAGTTCGGGCCCGACTTCGAGCGGTCGCTCCGGACGCTCGGCGACCTGAACGGCGTCACCTTCGTCCTCGGCGGCCTGATGGAGACCCGCGAAAAGATCAAGCGCGATTCGCCGCCGTTCTTCGACCGGATCATCCAGGAAGTGGTGCTCCACCACCTGTCGCTGGAAGAAACCAGCGAGCTGATCCGGAAAAGGATCGAGGACGCCGGCGGCACCGGGTTCGGCCCCTTCACCGCCGACGCGATCGAGAACATCTACAAGATGACCAATGGGGTGCCCCGGCTGATCTTGAAAGTCTGCGACTGGGTCATCACCGAAGCGATCCATAACAACCTGGAAACGATCGAAGTCGGCCACACCGCCAATTTCCCGCAGGAAACGACCACCGAGACCAAAGAGGAGGCCAAATCATGA
- a CDS encoding decaprenyl-phosphate phosphoribosyltransferase: MGALVRSLRINQWTKNFFVFAAIVFSVKFFDLPLLYKVIEAFAVFCLLSSAVYLINDVRDADSDRKHPTKKRRPIAAGEIKPFLAIAVACLLALIGLGAAYALDLPFALTATAYFVLMVVYTFLLRDLVILDTFTIAAGFVLRAIAGVVVIGVAMSPWLIICTILLSLFIALGKRRHELLTLSQGAVEHRRILDEYNPQLLDQMISAVAGSTVMAYSLYTLWPETVAKFGTHNLVYSVPFVLYGIFRYLYLIYQKGKGGKPEEILLTDLPLLADIVLWLASLMAIIYLK; encoded by the coding sequence ATGGGCGCCCTTGTCCGTTCGCTGCGGATCAACCAGTGGACCAAGAACTTCTTCGTCTTCGCGGCGATCGTCTTCTCGGTCAAGTTCTTCGATCTCCCCCTGCTTTATAAGGTAATTGAAGCTTTTGCCGTCTTCTGCCTGCTCAGCAGCGCCGTTTATCTCATTAATGACGTCCGGGACGCCGATAGCGACCGGAAACACCCGACCAAGAAGCGCCGCCCGATCGCGGCCGGGGAGATCAAGCCGTTCCTGGCGATCGCCGTTGCCTGCCTGCTGGCCCTGATCGGCCTGGGCGCCGCTTATGCCCTCGATCTGCCGTTCGCGCTGACGGCGACCGCTTATTTCGTCCTGATGGTCGTCTACACCTTCCTGCTGCGCGACCTGGTGATCCTGGACACCTTCACGATCGCCGCCGGCTTTGTCCTGCGGGCAATCGCCGGCGTGGTGGTGATCGGCGTCGCCATGTCCCCCTGGCTGATCATCTGCACGATCCTCCTGTCGCTCTTTATCGCCCTGGGCAAAAGGCGCCACGAGCTGCTTACCCTTTCGCAGGGGGCGGTGGAGCACCGGCGGATCCTGGACGAATACAACCCGCAACTGCTCGATCAGATGATCTCGGCGGTGGCCGGCTCGACCGTGATGGCCTATTCCCTGTATACCCTCTGGCCGGAAACGGTCGCCAAGTTCGGCACCCACAACCTGGTCTACTCCGTCCCCTTCGTTCTGTACGGCATTTTCCGTTATCTCTACCTGATCTACCAGAAGGGCAAGGGAGGAAAACCGGAAGAGATCCTGCTGACCGATCTCCCGCTCCTCGCTGACATCGTCCTCTGGCTGGCGTCCCTGATGGCCATTATCTACCTGAAATGA